A window from Scleropages formosus chromosome 17, fSclFor1.1, whole genome shotgun sequence encodes these proteins:
- the tmem230b gene encoding transmembrane protein 230b, protein MPTRTSVTGSAHASKVRYSKLVGSDDGYIDLQFKKSPPKVPYKAIALAAVLFLIGSVLIIIGALLLTGYIEVSHPDRTIPVLIIGILVFLPGFYHLRIAYYAWRGYHGYSYEDIPDFDD, encoded by the exons ATGCCGACCCGCACCAGTGTGACCGGAAGTGCTCATGCCAGCAAAGTGCGCTATTCGAAGCTGGTGGGCAGTGATGATGGATACATTGACCTGCAG TTCAAGAAGAGCCCACCTAAAGTGCCATACAAGGCCATTGCCCTGGCGGCGGTCCTCTTCCTCATCGGCTCCGTGCTCATCATCATCGGAGCCCTTCTCTTGACAGGGTACATCGAAGTATCG CACCCGGACCGCACCATTCCTGTCCTCATCATTGGAATTCTGGTCTTCCTTCCCGGGTTCTACCACTTGAGGATTGCCTACTATGCGTGGCGGGGTTACCATGGTTACTCTTACGAAGACATCCCTGACTTTGACGACTAG